Proteins encoded in a region of the Triplophysa rosa linkage group LG14, Trosa_1v2, whole genome shotgun sequence genome:
- the phldb1b gene encoding pleckstrin homology-like domain family B member 1 isoform X4: MCLPAEGLVSEKHVRDPHVPERVRDDTLVMDSLNRNLTGGIKSHQVLQSTPLDLIETGKVLKVQAERPHLVSLGSGRLSTAITLLPLPEGKTTLGLGAMDINIQGPGIAAQHCFIENKTGIITLHPCGNQCSIDALPVSKPVRLSQGCMLCFGQSAFFRFNHPEEAFRMKSMMPEGGQTGSVKSQALTDSENLVNGNHPSGAPESHLVTNKKVRLEHSAIVSSIEKDLQDIMDSLVMDDPQPSSSKKPSGQPISQSPLSPMLNGGGRFLLSPPTSPGAMSVGSSYENTSPPFSPLSSPSAASSGSYTSPSPSGCQDQIHMLPPVPVRSSSYNYTSQPPIPQPRTILPSGGGGGPKVLESPRLQRKALLEAPPSPKPARRGLNQDNSGAKTPDSPLQITLLPSVSISTAPTDAPSVSRLQVPGSPRLTPKFSTASPSFSPSRTKAAIVLHDRPSSPFREQPQPDRSSTSSPSHQLSPPSRSFQPPLDPIVHIIQGGPPHQRTLQPPESPRLTRRNLEGSSMRELPPLSPSMARRGFPVLPGALPGTLRTPESPSPRTVPESPRLRRKAGSPTEDQFSPRAVRARSPSPTSGLMGEGGGRKASFGNSLSSAFSLGSLPGSSPRSSPRSHRKMSAGHRDLRMPHPGMRERKNSITEISDNEDDLLEYHRCQREERLREQEMERLERQRLETILNLCAEYNKGDGPPGDLGRMGVSGLGSREGLNVRRPSVESVSSVSSRVAQRYLKEDCNSSEGSQFNGRNPTGLLNGQNGQAEDSGSASIGRLELGYLEEERVRVLAKVDELKARITELEQQLQESKQEAEMERALLQGERQAELEQIEAETEIINQLQRKLSEVESTFQREKDKEAETFEVATKQFEDLEFQQLEKESSLEEERETISQQLLQDRAQYHSSITKRKEKVAALEAQASQLGMQAAQECERLAKDRSITLQQLQKEKERLANLERRYQSLTGGKTFPKSTSSLKEEYLKLSDVYKMYGSDFHDTQLTTVSSHGLSLALDPAVSPREEYVTVGQLNQMYGMPKVESSPTSPPQLLQSSLTDSAFSSLPSPHGSSLSLSFERQSEWGRPDVPALDLELWYQEVMAAGDLNQLCPPPLPAKAFSTRKPVQVYRSRLDSDSSQSSLRPKVSAGLSPTYTTATLGRNTPARSALMVANSTGSLPRNLAATLQDIETKRQLALQQKGQQVIEEQRRRLAQLKQKAAVEAQCQWEALHGSQMQLNNPFTSSPSPVVHHSILHHTSPSAGEQPYDTLSLESSDSMDTSISTGNNSACSPDNMSSASGMDALKIEEMEKMLKEAQLEKARLMESRERETQTRKVMLDEERRRREEAEKRLEEETVHRQQLIEKEVKMRAKNFSQARPMTRYLPIRKEEFDLRSHIESSGHNVDTCYHVILTEKMCKGYLVKMGGKIKSWRKRWFVFDRLKRTFSYYADKHESKLKGVIYFQAIEEVYYDHLRSATKKGFFNLNLTNSPNPSLTFCVKTHDRLYYMVAPSAEAMRIWMDVIVTGAEGYTQFMN, from the exons GACCCTCATGTTCCAGAGCGAGTAAGGGACGACACACTGGTCATGGATAGCCTGAACCGAAATCTTACCGGTGGGATCAAGTCTCACCAGGTGCTCCAG AGCACTCCACTGGATTTGATCGAGACTGGGAAAGTGCTCAAAGTCCAGGCAGAGCGCCCCCATTTGGTCAGTCTGGGAAGTGGCCGTCTCAGCACAGCCATCACACTGTTGCCCTTGCCTGAAG GCAAGACCACTCTGGGTCTTGGAGCTATGGACATCAACATCCAGGGCCCAGGGATTGCAGCTCAACATTGCTTTATAGAGAACAAGACTGGAATCATTACCCTGCACCCCTGTGGAAACCAGTGTAGCATTGACGCACTTCCTGTCAGCAAGCCTGTTCGCCTGTCTCAAG GCTGTATGCTGTGTTTCGGCCAATCCGCCTTCTTCCGCTTCAATCACCCCGAGGAGGCTTTCCGAATGAAAAGCATGATGCCTGAAGGAGGACAGACAGGCAGTGTGAAAAGCCAGGCCCTCACAG ATTCTGAGAACCTGGTCAATGGGAACCACCCGTCAGGTGCACCAGAATCTCACCTGGTTACCAACAAGAAAGTGCGTCTGGAACACAGTGCCATTGTCAGTTCCATTGAGAAGGACCTTCAGGACATTATGGACTCATTAGTCATGGATGACCCACAACCGTCTTCCTCTAAGAAACCTTCTGGCCAGCCCATCTCCCAATCTCCACTGTCCCCCATGTTAAATGGAGGTGGCCGATTCCTTCTCTCTCCTCCAACGAGCCCTGGTGCTATGTCTGTGGGCTCCAGTTACGAGAATACCTCCCCTCCTTTTTCCCCTCTCTCATCCCCATCGGCGGCCAGCAGCGGCAGCTACACAAGTCCATCCCCGAGTGGTTGTCAGGACCAGATTCACATGCTTCCTCCTGTGCCAGTTAGGTCCTCTAGTTACAATTACACCAGCCAGCCACCCATACCTCAGCCACGGACCATACTGCCCAGCGGAGGCGGTGGTGGGCCAAAGGTTCTTGAGAGTCCAAGACTACAGAGAAAGGCTCTATTAGAAGCACCGCCGAGCCCAAAGCCTGCCCGCAGGGGTTTGAACCAAGATAACTCGGGGGCTAAAACCCCCGACAGCCCCTTACAGATTACCCTTCTGCCCTCAGTCTCAATCTCCACCGCTCCAACTGATGCCCCATCTGTCAGTCGGTTGCAAGTTCCAGGAAGCCCCAGACTGACCCCCAAATTCTCTACTGCATCTCCATCATTCTCACCCTCCAGAACTAAAGCTGCTATTGTCCTTCACGATCGACCCTCAAGTCCCTTCAGGGAGCAGCCTCAACCAGATCGCTCCTCGACGTCCAGCCCCTCACACCAGCTCTCCCCACCCTCCCGATCTTTCCAGCCTCCTTTGGACCCCATTGTCCATATCATTCAGGGCGGACCTCCACACCAACGCACACTACAGCCTCCTGAATCTCCGCGGCTGACCCGCAGGAACCTCGAAGGGAGCAGCATGAGGGAGCTTCCCCCTCTCAGCCCCTCCATGGCTCGCAGGGGGTTTCCTGTGCTCCCGGGAGCACTGCCAGGAACCCTGCGCACTCCGGAGAGCCCATCCCCGAGAACTGTCCCAGAGAGCCCCAGACTAAGGCGGAAAGCAGGGTCTCCTACAGAGGACCAGTTCAGCCCTCGTGCGGTGCGTGCCCGTAGCCCCTCGCCCACCTCGGGACTGATGGGGGAAGGTGGCGGGCGGAAGGCCAGTTTTGGGAACTCGCTCTCTTCGGCCTTCAGCTTGGGTTCTCTGCCTGGATCATCGCCCCGCTCCAGTCCGAGAAGCCACAGGAAGATGTCAGCGGGCCACAGGGACCTCCGGATGCCTCACCCTGGCATGAGAGAGCGCAAAAACAGCATCACGGAGATCAGCGACAACGAGGATGACCTTCTGGAGTATCATCGGTGCCAAAGAGAAGAGCGACTCAGAGAGCAGGAAATGGAAAGGCTG GAACGACAGCGATTGGAGACGATCTTAAACCTCTGTGCGGAGTACAATAAGGGCGACGGGCCACCGGGCGATCTGGGCAGGATGGGCGTCTCCGGGCTCGGCTCCAGGGAGGGGCTTAACGTCAGACGTCCTTCTGTGGAAAGCGTGAGCAGCGTTTCCTCAAGAGTGGCGCAGAGATACCTGAAGGAAGACTGCAACAGCAGTGAGGGCTCACAGTTCAACGGACGAAACCCGACAGGTCTGCTGAACGGACAGAATGGACAG GCAGAGGACTCAGGATCAGCCAGTATCGGCCGTCTGGAACTGGGGTACCTGGAGGAGGAGCGGGTTCGAGTGCTGGCAAAGGTAGATGAGCTGAAAGCTCGAATCACAGAACTGGAGCAGCAACTTCAGGAGTCCAAACAGGAG GCGGAGATGGAGAGAGCTCTTCTGCAGGGAGAGAGACAGGCTGAGTTGGAGCAGATCGAGGCCGAGACGGAGATTATCAACCAGCTGCAACGCAAACTCAGTGAAGTGGAGAGCACCttccagagagagaaagacaag GAAGCGGAGACTTTTGAAGTTGCGACCAAGCAGTTCGAGGACCTGGAGTTTCAGCAGTTAGAGAAGGAGAGCAGTCTGGAGGAGGAACGCGAGACCATCAGTCAACAGTTGCTTCAGGACAGAGCTCAGTACCACAGCAGCATCACCAAACGAAAG GAGAAAGTTGCTGCTTTGGAAGCCCAAGCCAGTCAGTTGGGCATGCAAGCGGCTCAGGAGTGTGAGAGACTGGCCAAAGACAGAAGCATCACCTTGCAGCAGCTTCAGAAG GAAAAGGAGAGGCTTGCCAATCTGGAGAGAAGATACCAGAGTTTAACAGGAGGGAAGACTTTCCCCAAGAGCACCAGCTCTTTAAAGGAG GAATACTTGAAGCTGTCGGATGTTTATAAGATGTACGGGAGTGATTTCCATGACACCCAGCTCACCACCGTTTCCTCGCACGGCCTCTCGCTTGCCCTTGACCCGGCTGTATCCCCCCGTGAG GAGTATGTGACCGTGGGTCAGTTAAACCAGATGTATGGGATGCCGAAGGTGGAGTCTTCTCCCACCTCTCCTCCTCAATTACTTCAGTCTTCTCTCACAGACTCCGCCTTCTCCAGCCTCCCCTCCCCTCACGGCTCCTCCCTCTCGCTCTCCTTTGAG CGTCAGTCGGAGTGGGGCAGGCCTGACGTGCCCGCTCTAGATTTAGAGCTCTGGTACCAGGAGGTGATGGCAGCTGGAGATCTGAACCAGCTCTGCCCTCCTCCCCTCCCGGCTAAAGCTTTCTCAACACGCAAGCCCGTGCAG GTTTATCGCTCACGATTGGACAGCGACTCCAGCCAATCGTCTCTGAGACCTAAAGTCAGCGCCGGTCTGTCCCCCACATACACTACAGCTACACTCGGACGCAACACCCCTGCCAGG AGCGCTTTGATGGTAGCCAACAGCACCGGGAGTCTCCCACGCAACCTGGCAGCCACGCTGCAGGACATCGAGACCAAGAGGCAGCTGGCCCTTCAGCAGAAAG GCCAGCAAGTTATCGAGGAGCAGAGGCGGCGTTTGGCCCAGCTGAAGCAGAAGGCTGCAGTGGAGGCTCAGTGCCAGTGGGAGGCGCTCCATGGCTCTCAAATGCAGCTCAACAACCCCTTTACCTCCAGCCCCTCGCCGGTCGTACATCACTCCATCCTGCACCACACTTCGCCCTCTGCTGGCGAACAACCCTACGACACCCTCAGTCTGGAGAGCTCAGACAGCATGGACACCAGCATCTCCACGGGAAACAACTCCGCCTGTTCCCCCGACAACATGTCCAG TGCCAGCGGTATGGACGCATTGAAGATTGAGGAGATGGAGAAAATGCTGAAAGAGGCACAACTGGAGAAAGCTCGACTCATGGAGTCCAGA GAGCGTGAGACTCAGACACGTAAGGTGATGCTGGACGAGGAGAGGAGAAGGAGAGAGGAGGCGGAGAAGAGACTGGAGGAGGAGACGGTACACAGGCAGCAGCTGATAGAGAAGGAGGTGAAGATGAGGGCCAAAAACTTCTCTCAG GCGCGCCCCATGACACGATACCTGCCTATACGTAAAGAGGAGTTTGATCTCCGATCCCACATCGAGTCCTCAGGTCACAACGTGGACACGTGCTACCACGTGATTCTCACCGAGAAGATGTGCAAGGGCTATCTTGTCAAGATGGGAGGAAAGATCAAGTCCTGGAGGAAGCGCTGGTTCGTCTTTGATCGCCTCAAAAGGACTTTCTCCTACTACGCCG ATAAACACGAGAGCAAATTGAAGGGCGTCATCTACTTCCAGGCCATCGAAGAGGTTTACTATGATCATCTCCGTAGTGCCACAAAG AAAGGATTTTTCAATCTGAATTTGACAAAC AGCCCCAACCCCTCCCTGACGTTCTGTGTAAAGACCCACGACAGGCTTTACTACATGGTGGCCCCCTCCGCAGAAGCCATGAGAATATGGATGGACGTGATCGTGACGGGAGCCGAGGGCTACACGCAGTTCATGAACTGA
- the phldb1b gene encoding pleckstrin homology-like domain family B member 1 isoform X12: MCLPAEGLVSEKHVRDPHVPERVRDDTLVMDSLNRNLTGGIKSHQVLQSTPLDLIETGKVLKVQAERPHLVSLGSGRLSTAITLLPLPEGKTTLGLGAMDINIQGPGIAAQHCFIENKTGIITLHPCGNQCSIDALPVSKPVRLSQGCMLCFGQSAFFRFNHPEEAFRMKSMMPEGGQTGSVKSQALTDSENLVNGNHPSGAPESHLVTNKKVRLEHSAIVSSIEKDLQDIMDSLVMDDPQPSSSKKPSGQPISQSPLSPMLNGGGRFLLSPPTSPGAMSVGSSYENTSPPFSPLSSPSAASSGSYTSPSPSGCQDQIHMLPPVPVRSSSYNYTSQPPIPQPRTILPSGGGGGPKVLESPRLQRKALLEAPPSPKPARRGLNQDNSGAKTPDSPLQITLLPSVSISTAPTDAPSVSRLQVPGSPRLTPKFSTASPSFSPSRTKAAIVLHDRPSSPFREQPQPDRSSTSSPSHQLSPPSRSFQPPLDPIVHIIQGGPPHQRTLQPPESPRLTRRNLEGSSMRELPPLSPSMARRGFPVLPGALPGTLRTPESPSPRTVPESPRLRRKAGSPTEDQFSPRAVRARSPSPTSGLMGEGGGRKASFGNSLSSAFSLGSLPGSSPRSSPRSHRKMSAGHRDLRMPHPGMRERKNSITEISDNEDDLLEYHRCQREERLREQEMERLERQRLETILNLCAEYNKGDGPPGDLGRMGVSGLGSREGLNVRRPSVESVSSVSSRVAQRYLKEDCNSSEGSQFNGRNPTGLLNGQNGQAEDSGSASIGRLELGYLEEERVRVLAKVDELKARITELEQQLQESKQEAEMERALLQGERQAELEQIEAETEIINQLQRKLSEVESTFQREKDKEAETFEVATKQFEDLEFQQLEKESSLEEERETISQQLLQDRAQYHSSITKRKEKVAALEAQASQLGMQAAQECERLAKDRSITLQQLQKEKERLANLERRYQSLTGGKTFPKSTSSLKEEYLKLSDVYKMYGSDFHDTQLTTVSSHGLSLALDPAVSPREEYVTVGQLNQMYGMPKVESSPTSPPQLLQSSLTDSAFSSLPSPHGSSLSLSFERQSEWGRPDVPALDLELWYQEVMAAGDLNQLCPPPLPAKAFSTRKPVQVYRSRLDSDSSQSSLRPKVSAGLSPTYTTATLGRNTPARSALMVANSTGSLPRNLAATLQDIETKRQLALQQKGQQVIEEQRRRLAQLKQKAAVEAQCQWEALHGSQMQLNNPFTSSPSPVVHHSILHHTSPSAGEQPYDTLSLESSDSMDTSISTGNNSACSPDNMSSASGMDALKIEEMEKMLKEAQLEKARLMESRERETQTRKVMLDEERRRREEAEKRLEEETVHRQQLIEKEVKMRAKNFSQARPMTRYLPIRKEEFDLRSHIESSGHNVDTCYHVILTEKMCKGYLVKMGGKIKSWRKRWFVFDRLKRTFSYYADKHESKLKGVIYFQAIEEVYYDHLRSATKSPNPSLTFCVKTHDRLYYMVAPSAEAMRIWMDVIVTGAEGYTQFMN, from the exons GACCCTCATGTTCCAGAGCGAGTAAGGGACGACACACTGGTCATGGATAGCCTGAACCGAAATCTTACCGGTGGGATCAAGTCTCACCAGGTGCTCCAG AGCACTCCACTGGATTTGATCGAGACTGGGAAAGTGCTCAAAGTCCAGGCAGAGCGCCCCCATTTGGTCAGTCTGGGAAGTGGCCGTCTCAGCACAGCCATCACACTGTTGCCCTTGCCTGAAG GCAAGACCACTCTGGGTCTTGGAGCTATGGACATCAACATCCAGGGCCCAGGGATTGCAGCTCAACATTGCTTTATAGAGAACAAGACTGGAATCATTACCCTGCACCCCTGTGGAAACCAGTGTAGCATTGACGCACTTCCTGTCAGCAAGCCTGTTCGCCTGTCTCAAG GCTGTATGCTGTGTTTCGGCCAATCCGCCTTCTTCCGCTTCAATCACCCCGAGGAGGCTTTCCGAATGAAAAGCATGATGCCTGAAGGAGGACAGACAGGCAGTGTGAAAAGCCAGGCCCTCACAG ATTCTGAGAACCTGGTCAATGGGAACCACCCGTCAGGTGCACCAGAATCTCACCTGGTTACCAACAAGAAAGTGCGTCTGGAACACAGTGCCATTGTCAGTTCCATTGAGAAGGACCTTCAGGACATTATGGACTCATTAGTCATGGATGACCCACAACCGTCTTCCTCTAAGAAACCTTCTGGCCAGCCCATCTCCCAATCTCCACTGTCCCCCATGTTAAATGGAGGTGGCCGATTCCTTCTCTCTCCTCCAACGAGCCCTGGTGCTATGTCTGTGGGCTCCAGTTACGAGAATACCTCCCCTCCTTTTTCCCCTCTCTCATCCCCATCGGCGGCCAGCAGCGGCAGCTACACAAGTCCATCCCCGAGTGGTTGTCAGGACCAGATTCACATGCTTCCTCCTGTGCCAGTTAGGTCCTCTAGTTACAATTACACCAGCCAGCCACCCATACCTCAGCCACGGACCATACTGCCCAGCGGAGGCGGTGGTGGGCCAAAGGTTCTTGAGAGTCCAAGACTACAGAGAAAGGCTCTATTAGAAGCACCGCCGAGCCCAAAGCCTGCCCGCAGGGGTTTGAACCAAGATAACTCGGGGGCTAAAACCCCCGACAGCCCCTTACAGATTACCCTTCTGCCCTCAGTCTCAATCTCCACCGCTCCAACTGATGCCCCATCTGTCAGTCGGTTGCAAGTTCCAGGAAGCCCCAGACTGACCCCCAAATTCTCTACTGCATCTCCATCATTCTCACCCTCCAGAACTAAAGCTGCTATTGTCCTTCACGATCGACCCTCAAGTCCCTTCAGGGAGCAGCCTCAACCAGATCGCTCCTCGACGTCCAGCCCCTCACACCAGCTCTCCCCACCCTCCCGATCTTTCCAGCCTCCTTTGGACCCCATTGTCCATATCATTCAGGGCGGACCTCCACACCAACGCACACTACAGCCTCCTGAATCTCCGCGGCTGACCCGCAGGAACCTCGAAGGGAGCAGCATGAGGGAGCTTCCCCCTCTCAGCCCCTCCATGGCTCGCAGGGGGTTTCCTGTGCTCCCGGGAGCACTGCCAGGAACCCTGCGCACTCCGGAGAGCCCATCCCCGAGAACTGTCCCAGAGAGCCCCAGACTAAGGCGGAAAGCAGGGTCTCCTACAGAGGACCAGTTCAGCCCTCGTGCGGTGCGTGCCCGTAGCCCCTCGCCCACCTCGGGACTGATGGGGGAAGGTGGCGGGCGGAAGGCCAGTTTTGGGAACTCGCTCTCTTCGGCCTTCAGCTTGGGTTCTCTGCCTGGATCATCGCCCCGCTCCAGTCCGAGAAGCCACAGGAAGATGTCAGCGGGCCACAGGGACCTCCGGATGCCTCACCCTGGCATGAGAGAGCGCAAAAACAGCATCACGGAGATCAGCGACAACGAGGATGACCTTCTGGAGTATCATCGGTGCCAAAGAGAAGAGCGACTCAGAGAGCAGGAAATGGAAAGGCTG GAACGACAGCGATTGGAGACGATCTTAAACCTCTGTGCGGAGTACAATAAGGGCGACGGGCCACCGGGCGATCTGGGCAGGATGGGCGTCTCCGGGCTCGGCTCCAGGGAGGGGCTTAACGTCAGACGTCCTTCTGTGGAAAGCGTGAGCAGCGTTTCCTCAAGAGTGGCGCAGAGATACCTGAAGGAAGACTGCAACAGCAGTGAGGGCTCACAGTTCAACGGACGAAACCCGACAGGTCTGCTGAACGGACAGAATGGACAG GCAGAGGACTCAGGATCAGCCAGTATCGGCCGTCTGGAACTGGGGTACCTGGAGGAGGAGCGGGTTCGAGTGCTGGCAAAGGTAGATGAGCTGAAAGCTCGAATCACAGAACTGGAGCAGCAACTTCAGGAGTCCAAACAGGAG GCGGAGATGGAGAGAGCTCTTCTGCAGGGAGAGAGACAGGCTGAGTTGGAGCAGATCGAGGCCGAGACGGAGATTATCAACCAGCTGCAACGCAAACTCAGTGAAGTGGAGAGCACCttccagagagagaaagacaag GAAGCGGAGACTTTTGAAGTTGCGACCAAGCAGTTCGAGGACCTGGAGTTTCAGCAGTTAGAGAAGGAGAGCAGTCTGGAGGAGGAACGCGAGACCATCAGTCAACAGTTGCTTCAGGACAGAGCTCAGTACCACAGCAGCATCACCAAACGAAAG GAGAAAGTTGCTGCTTTGGAAGCCCAAGCCAGTCAGTTGGGCATGCAAGCGGCTCAGGAGTGTGAGAGACTGGCCAAAGACAGAAGCATCACCTTGCAGCAGCTTCAGAAG GAAAAGGAGAGGCTTGCCAATCTGGAGAGAAGATACCAGAGTTTAACAGGAGGGAAGACTTTCCCCAAGAGCACCAGCTCTTTAAAGGAG GAATACTTGAAGCTGTCGGATGTTTATAAGATGTACGGGAGTGATTTCCATGACACCCAGCTCACCACCGTTTCCTCGCACGGCCTCTCGCTTGCCCTTGACCCGGCTGTATCCCCCCGTGAG GAGTATGTGACCGTGGGTCAGTTAAACCAGATGTATGGGATGCCGAAGGTGGAGTCTTCTCCCACCTCTCCTCCTCAATTACTTCAGTCTTCTCTCACAGACTCCGCCTTCTCCAGCCTCCCCTCCCCTCACGGCTCCTCCCTCTCGCTCTCCTTTGAG CGTCAGTCGGAGTGGGGCAGGCCTGACGTGCCCGCTCTAGATTTAGAGCTCTGGTACCAGGAGGTGATGGCAGCTGGAGATCTGAACCAGCTCTGCCCTCCTCCCCTCCCGGCTAAAGCTTTCTCAACACGCAAGCCCGTGCAG GTTTATCGCTCACGATTGGACAGCGACTCCAGCCAATCGTCTCTGAGACCTAAAGTCAGCGCCGGTCTGTCCCCCACATACACTACAGCTACACTCGGACGCAACACCCCTGCCAGG AGCGCTTTGATGGTAGCCAACAGCACCGGGAGTCTCCCACGCAACCTGGCAGCCACGCTGCAGGACATCGAGACCAAGAGGCAGCTGGCCCTTCAGCAGAAAG GCCAGCAAGTTATCGAGGAGCAGAGGCGGCGTTTGGCCCAGCTGAAGCAGAAGGCTGCAGTGGAGGCTCAGTGCCAGTGGGAGGCGCTCCATGGCTCTCAAATGCAGCTCAACAACCCCTTTACCTCCAGCCCCTCGCCGGTCGTACATCACTCCATCCTGCACCACACTTCGCCCTCTGCTGGCGAACAACCCTACGACACCCTCAGTCTGGAGAGCTCAGACAGCATGGACACCAGCATCTCCACGGGAAACAACTCCGCCTGTTCCCCCGACAACATGTCCAG TGCCAGCGGTATGGACGCATTGAAGATTGAGGAGATGGAGAAAATGCTGAAAGAGGCACAACTGGAGAAAGCTCGACTCATGGAGTCCAGA GAGCGTGAGACTCAGACACGTAAGGTGATGCTGGACGAGGAGAGGAGAAGGAGAGAGGAGGCGGAGAAGAGACTGGAGGAGGAGACGGTACACAGGCAGCAGCTGATAGAGAAGGAGGTGAAGATGAGGGCCAAAAACTTCTCTCAG GCGCGCCCCATGACACGATACCTGCCTATACGTAAAGAGGAGTTTGATCTCCGATCCCACATCGAGTCCTCAGGTCACAACGTGGACACGTGCTACCACGTGATTCTCACCGAGAAGATGTGCAAGGGCTATCTTGTCAAGATGGGAGGAAAGATCAAGTCCTGGAGGAAGCGCTGGTTCGTCTTTGATCGCCTCAAAAGGACTTTCTCCTACTACGCCG ATAAACACGAGAGCAAATTGAAGGGCGTCATCTACTTCCAGGCCATCGAAGAGGTTTACTATGATCATCTCCGTAGTGCCACAAAG AGCCCCAACCCCTCCCTGACGTTCTGTGTAAAGACCCACGACAGGCTTTACTACATGGTGGCCCCCTCCGCAGAAGCCATGAGAATATGGATGGACGTGATCGTGACGGGAGCCGAGGGCTACACGCAGTTCATGAACTGA